From Polaribacter butkevichii, a single genomic window includes:
- a CDS encoding BamA/TamA family outer membrane protein, with the protein MKKLSLSFLFLLILVSCNSTKHVAEDEHMLTQNYIYVDSIRNKSSDIQKYILQKPNSKFLNLPVGLYFHNIGNPNKPKTPSEWGEKNPRSYNFIKNVFSEKQSIAYAKSFIGLNKWFLNYQGPAIISERKIKNTENNLLTYYKNQGYFKSKVTSKINKDSLHKKATVTYNIKRGRPTLLDSINFKIESPVLDSIYTNSSTSSLLKTGNQYNDKIFRNEAGRVLKLFRNNGIYNFTESAIGFYVDSTRTDYKTNVDFLISGNRLKEIEGAYINTPYKVQKVTKVNVFTDYSFVKKGETPSNTINYKGINFSAYRKLKYNPKYLAQSIFLKPGSIYKDTLRNLTRNHLKSLKNFKSTNIKFSQISGTDNELKMDIFLTPIEKYTLGFETEITHSNIRNIGSSAKFSITNRNAFRGAELLKLSFLGSYFNSNSGPGWEAGVDASLEIPRFIAPFGLNKLVPKEMSPRTLFSIGSSFQKNIGLDRQTFTFLTDYKWQFNAKKTIQLEIFNTQYIQNLNIGSYFDIYSSEFTNLNKVAEAYDIANNTTTNYPLSSDLSNQVTEALSFMGKVADNTTGFKTTNPDEYNTALNILNRYNIITSDFLIPVLAYSYTFNSQTNFNDNNFSFFKIRVANSGNILGLLSKKTNANNKKTFANIPLAQYFKTDFEYKQFWDVGDNSVLGFRTFLGAIIPYDNSDIPFTKSYFAGGSNDIRAWQTYELGPGSTNTGLEYNVGSLKFLTSAEYRFDVVSKLKGALFIDAGNIWDITGSDFVDEKSKFNNSSSLKDIAIGSGFGARLDFNFLILRLDVGFKTYEPYLTGNKWFKNYNFANAVYNIGINYPF; encoded by the coding sequence ATGAAAAAACTTTCTTTATCATTTTTATTCTTACTCATTTTAGTTTCATGCAATTCTACAAAGCATGTAGCTGAAGATGAACACATGCTTACTCAAAATTATATTTATGTTGATAGCATTAGAAATAAAAGCAGCGATATTCAAAAATATATCCTTCAAAAACCGAATTCGAAGTTTCTAAATTTACCTGTAGGATTGTACTTTCATAATATAGGAAACCCGAATAAGCCAAAAACGCCCTCTGAATGGGGTGAAAAAAACCCTCGCTCTTATAATTTTATTAAAAATGTTTTTTCAGAAAAACAAAGTATTGCATACGCAAAATCTTTTATCGGCTTAAATAAATGGTTTTTAAATTACCAGGGTCCCGCAATTATTAGCGAGAGAAAAATAAAAAATACCGAAAATAATTTATTAACGTATTACAAAAATCAAGGTTATTTTAAATCTAAAGTTACCTCTAAAATAAATAAAGATTCTCTTCACAAAAAAGCAACTGTAACCTATAATATAAAAAGAGGCAGACCTACTCTACTAGACAGTATAAACTTTAAAATAGAATCTCCTGTATTAGATTCTATTTACACCAATTCTAGCACATCTTCTTTGTTAAAAACAGGCAACCAATACAATGACAAAATATTTAGAAACGAGGCTGGTAGAGTTTTAAAACTTTTTAGAAATAATGGTATTTATAATTTTACAGAATCTGCAATTGGTTTTTATGTAGACTCTACAAGGACAGATTATAAAACAAATGTAGATTTTTTAATATCAGGCAATAGATTAAAAGAAATAGAAGGAGCCTATATTAACACTCCATATAAAGTACAAAAAGTAACAAAGGTAAATGTTTTTACAGATTATTCTTTTGTAAAAAAAGGAGAAACACCATCTAATACTATTAATTATAAAGGAATCAATTTTTCAGCATATCGTAAGCTAAAATACAATCCAAAATATTTAGCACAATCTATTTTTTTAAAACCAGGCAGCATCTATAAAGATACATTAAGAAATTTAACAAGAAACCATTTAAAATCTCTTAAAAACTTTAAATCTACCAATATCAAGTTCAGCCAAATTTCAGGAACGGACAATGAATTAAAAATGGATATTTTTTTAACCCCTATAGAAAAATATACTTTAGGTTTCGAAACAGAAATAACACATTCTAATATTAGAAACATTGGTTCTTCTGCCAAGTTTTCTATAACCAATAGAAATGCCTTTAGAGGTGCCGAATTGTTAAAACTTTCTTTTTTAGGCTCTTATTTTAATTCTAACAGTGGCCCAGGTTGGGAAGCCGGAGTAGATGCTTCTTTAGAAATACCAAGATTTATTGCTCCTTTTGGCTTAAATAAATTAGTCCCTAAGGAAATGTCTCCAAGAACCTTATTTTCAATTGGATCTAGCTTTCAAAAAAATATTGGTTTAGACCGACAAACATTTACGTTTTTAACCGATTACAAATGGCAATTTAACGCCAAAAAAACAATTCAATTAGAAATTTTTAACACACAGTACATTCAGAATTTAAACATTGGTAGTTATTTTGACATTTACAGTTCTGAGTTTACTAACCTTAACAAAGTAGCAGAAGCTTACGATATTGCTAATAACACTACAACAAATTACCCACTTTCGTCCGATTTAAGCAACCAAGTAACAGAGGCGCTTTCTTTTATGGGTAAAGTAGCCGACAACACAACAGGTTTTAAAACTACAAATCCAGACGAATACAATACTGCTTTAAATATCTTAAACAGATATAATATTATAACATCAGATTTCTTAATACCTGTTCTTGCCTATTCCTATACATTTAACAGTCAAACAAACTTTAACGATAATAATTTTTCATTTTTTAAAATTAGGGTTGCAAATTCTGGAAATATATTAGGGCTACTATCAAAAAAAACAAACGCAAATAATAAAAAAACATTTGCAAATATCCCCTTGGCACAATACTTTAAAACAGACTTTGAGTACAAACAATTTTGGGACGTTGGTGACAACTCTGTTTTAGGTTTTAGAACATTTTTAGGAGCAATAATTCCTTACGACAATTCAGATATTCCTTTTACAAAAAGCTACTTTGCAGGAGGCTCTAACGATATTAGAGCATGGCAAACATACGAATTAGGCCCAGGAAGCACCAACACGGGTTTAGAATATAATGTAGGTAGTCTTAAATTCTTAACAAGTGCAGAATATAGGTTTGATGTAGTTAGCAAACTAAAAGGAGCCTTATTTATAGATGCAGGAAATATATGGGACATAACCGGATCTGATTTTGTTGATGAAAAATCGAAATTCAATAATTCATCATCTTTAAAAGATATTGCCATTGGTTCTGGTTTTGGCGCAAGGTTAGACTTTAATTTTTTAATACTACGCTTAGATGTTGGTTTTAAAACATACGAACCTTATTTAACTGGAAATAAATGGTTTAAAAACTACAACTTTGCCAACGCCGTTTACAATATTGGTATCAACTACCCCTTCTAA
- a CDS encoding TrmH family RNA methyltransferase, producing the protein MTISKNQLKLITSLSQKKYRLKHKLFIAEGVKVVQELLNSSFDLETLFCTHDFTFDVSGGEVVQVSETDLKKISNLKTPNKVLGIFKIPDEKPFTNNGLIVALDAINDPGNLGTIIRLCDWFGVDELICSKDTVDCYNQKVVQASMGSLTRVSIRYVHLTDYLSETNLATFIADMDGENVYKANLPKDGILIMGNEANGVSEEIKTLISHKISIPRFGKTQETESLNVATATAILLSEFKRGV; encoded by the coding sequence ATGACTATATCTAAAAATCAACTTAAGTTAATAACAAGTTTATCTCAAAAAAAGTATAGACTAAAGCATAAATTATTTATTGCTGAAGGGGTAAAAGTTGTGCAAGAACTCTTAAATTCTTCATTTGACCTTGAAACACTTTTTTGTACTCATGATTTTACTTTTGATGTTTCAGGTGGTGAGGTAGTACAGGTGTCTGAAACTGATTTAAAGAAAATTAGTAATCTAAAAACACCTAATAAAGTTTTAGGGATTTTTAAGATTCCTGATGAAAAACCTTTTACAAACAATGGTTTAATAGTTGCTTTAGATGCTATTAATGATCCGGGAAATCTAGGTACTATTATTCGCTTGTGCGATTGGTTTGGAGTTGATGAATTAATTTGCTCTAAAGATACGGTAGATTGTTACAATCAGAAAGTAGTGCAAGCAAGCATGGGGTCTTTAACAAGGGTTTCTATTCGCTATGTACATTTAACTGACTATTTGTCTGAAACGAATTTAGCTACTTTTATTGCGGACATGGATGGGGAAAATGTATATAAAGCAAATTTACCAAAAGATGGTATCTTAATTATGGGGAATGAAGCAAACGGTGTTTCTGAAGAAATAAAAACCTTAATTTCTCATAAAATATCTATTCCTAGATTTGGTAAGACTCAAGAAACAGAAAGTTTAAATGTTGCTACTGCAACGGCAATTTTATTGAGTGAGTTTAAACGTGGAGTATAG
- the folK gene encoding 2-amino-4-hydroxy-6-hydroxymethyldihydropteridine diphosphokinase: protein MKIHRTTYLSLGTNQGNKIENLQNAINLIDDGIGVIQKISSIYKTPSWGFDGDDFFNICIKISTNLQPEALMSSLLKIENDLGRQRSSKEGYQNRNIDIDILLYDNDILFSKTLIVPHSKMLQRKFVMIPLAEVAPTVIHPTEKKQIDDCLQNCNDTSDITKIKDKLQRPIPISEKYNYIAIEGNIGAGKTSLAKMISEEFNAKMVLERFADNPFLPKFYEDKERYAFPLEMSFLADRYQQLTDDLAQFDLFKNFIVSDYYIFKSLIFAQVTLQKEEYLLYRKMFDLMYKEITKPDLYIYLYQNTDRLLENIKKRGRDYEQKIEPSYLKRIHNGYKSFIKTEKSLNLLVIDVSEMDFVNNKEDYSNIVNKIKHF from the coding sequence ATGAAAATACATCGAACAACATATTTATCTTTAGGAACAAACCAAGGTAATAAAATAGAAAACCTACAAAATGCTATTAATTTAATAGATGATGGCATTGGTGTAATTCAAAAAATATCATCAATATATAAAACGCCTTCTTGGGGCTTTGATGGAGATGATTTCTTTAATATTTGCATCAAAATTTCTACCAATCTACAACCTGAAGCCTTAATGAGTTCTCTATTAAAAATAGAAAATGATTTAGGAAGACAGCGCTCTTCTAAAGAAGGATACCAAAATAGAAACATAGATATAGATATCTTGTTATACGATAATGACATACTCTTTTCTAAAACACTAATCGTTCCACACTCTAAAATGTTGCAACGAAAATTTGTAATGATTCCATTAGCAGAAGTAGCTCCAACCGTTATTCATCCAACAGAAAAAAAACAAATTGATGACTGTTTACAAAATTGCAATGACACTTCAGACATCACAAAAATAAAAGACAAATTACAAAGACCAATTCCTATTTCCGAAAAATACAATTATATAGCAATAGAAGGAAATATTGGAGCCGGTAAAACTTCTTTAGCAAAAATGATTTCTGAAGAATTTAATGCTAAAATGGTTTTAGAACGTTTTGCTGACAATCCTTTTTTGCCAAAATTTTACGAAGACAAAGAACGATATGCATTCCCTTTAGAGATGAGTTTTTTAGCCGACAGATATCAACAACTAACCGATGACTTAGCACAATTCGACTTATTTAAAAACTTCATTGTATCGGATTACTATATCTTTAAATCTTTAATTTTTGCGCAAGTTACATTACAAAAGGAAGAATACCTTTTATACCGTAAAATGTTCGATTTAATGTATAAAGAAATTACAAAACCAGATCTTTATATTTATCTATATCAAAACACAGATCGACTATTAGAAAATATTAAAAAAAGAGGTAGAGATTATGAACAAAAAATAGAACCTAGCTATCTAAAACGAATACATAACGGTTATAAAAGTTTTATTAAAACTGAAAAAAGTCTAAATTTATTAGTTATAGATGTATCAGAAATGGATTTTGTAAATAATAAAGAAGACTATAGTAATATTGTTAACAAAATAAAGCATTTCTAA
- the accD gene encoding acetyl-CoA carboxylase, carboxyltransferase subunit beta, translated as MAWFKRTDKGIQTSTEDKKDTPKGLWYKTPSGKIIDTEELKRNLYVSPEDGYHVRIGSKEYFELFFDENKFKELDANLTSKDPLKFEDTKKYPDRLKAAQEKTKLKDAVRTAVGLSLGKEIVIAAMDFAFIGGSMGSVVGEKIARAIDYSIKNKIPFLMISKSGGARMMEASLSLMQLVKTSAKLAQLAEVNIPYISLCTDPTTGGTTASYAMLGDINIAEPNALIAFAGPRVVKDTTGKDLPEGFQKSEFVLEHGFLDAIYERKNLKKQVNLYIDLIQNIPVRS; from the coding sequence ATGGCTTGGTTTAAAAGAACGGATAAAGGAATACAGACTTCAACAGAAGATAAAAAAGACACTCCAAAAGGGTTGTGGTATAAAACACCTAGCGGAAAAATAATAGATACAGAAGAATTAAAAAGAAACTTGTATGTAAGTCCAGAAGATGGATACCATGTAAGAATTGGTAGTAAAGAATATTTCGAATTGTTTTTTGACGAAAACAAGTTTAAAGAATTAGATGCAAACCTTACATCTAAAGACCCTTTAAAATTTGAAGACACCAAAAAATATCCAGACAGATTAAAAGCAGCCCAAGAAAAAACAAAATTAAAAGATGCCGTTAGAACTGCAGTAGGTTTATCCTTAGGAAAAGAGATTGTAATTGCAGCCATGGATTTTGCTTTTATTGGAGGATCAATGGGGTCTGTTGTTGGAGAAAAAATAGCAAGAGCTATCGATTATTCAATAAAAAATAAGATTCCTTTTTTAATGATTTCAAAATCAGGTGGAGCAAGAATGATGGAAGCTTCATTATCATTAATGCAATTAGTTAAAACATCTGCAAAATTAGCACAATTAGCAGAAGTTAACATCCCTTACATTTCATTATGCACAGACCCAACAACAGGAGGTACTACAGCATCTTATGCCATGTTAGGCGATATTAACATTGCAGAACCAAATGCATTAATTGCTTTTGCAGGACCAAGAGTAGTAAAAGACACCACAGGTAAAGATTTACCTGAAGGGTTTCAAAAATCAGAATTTGTTTTAGAACATGGGTTTCTAGATGCAATTTACGAACGTAAAAACTTAAAAAAACAAGTTAATTTGTATATCGATTTAATACAAAACATACCTGTTAGATCATAA
- a CDS encoding porin family protein has translation MMSKKFIIFGFFLLTSIAFYAQREKVEYLPTFDKRTLHYGFYLGLNQNDFKFSYNKNSGIPDADITIETSAGFNVGLIADLRLHKNLNLRLEPGLMTNSKKIYFNHIKNYSSVPLDSVRDVSSTYLHVPLIFKFSTDRYKNIRPYVLGGVSYNYNFSSNENNSDDNAQGQFRMKTHNFMYEVGVGIDIYLYYFKFSPSIRGVFALPSELKYDKDVNSPWTAPINYLGTRGVFLTLAFE, from the coding sequence ATGATGAGTAAGAAATTTATAATATTCGGTTTTTTCCTTTTAACTTCTATTGCTTTTTATGCGCAAAGAGAAAAAGTTGAATACCTACCTACTTTTGATAAAAGAACATTGCATTATGGTTTTTATTTAGGCTTAAACCAAAATGATTTTAAATTTAGTTACAACAAAAATTCTGGAATACCCGATGCAGACATTACAATTGAAACTTCTGCTGGTTTTAATGTGGGGTTAATTGCCGATTTGCGTTTGCATAAAAATTTAAACTTACGTTTAGAACCAGGTTTAATGACCAATTCTAAGAAAATTTATTTTAATCATATAAAAAACTACAGCTCTGTGCCTTTAGATAGCGTTAGAGACGTTAGCTCTACCTATTTACATGTACCTTTAATATTTAAATTTAGTACAGACAGGTATAAAAACATTAGACCTTATGTATTAGGAGGAGTTTCTTATAACTATAATTTTTCTAGTAACGAAAATAACTCTGACGATAATGCCCAAGGACAATTTAGAATGAAGACTCATAACTTTATGTATGAGGTGGGCGTGGGAATAGATATTTACTTATACTACTTTAAATTCTCTCCTTCAATAAGAGGTGTATTTGCACTACCAAGTGAATTAAAGTACGATAAAGATGTTAATAGCCCTTGGACGGCACCCATAAATTATTTAGGAACTCGTGGTGTGTTTCTAACCCTTGCTTTTGAATAA
- the fbaA gene encoding class II fructose-bisphosphate aldolase produces MSHNIKPGVATGKEVQEIFKLAKEKGFALPAVNVIGSDTINGVLETARDLNAPVIIQFSNGGAQFNAGKGLSNEGEKAAIAGAVAGAKHIHELAVAYGVPVILHTDHCAKKLLPWIDGLLDASEKHFEETGKPLYSSHMIDLSEEPIEENIAICKTYLARMSKMGMTLEIELGITGGEEDGVDNSDVDDSKLYTQPEEVAFAYEELLKVSPQFTIAAAFGNVHGVYKPGNVKLTPKILKNSQEFITKKYGVEENHIDFVFHGGSGSTLEEIREAIGYGVVKMNIDTDLQFAFTEGIRDYMQSKAAYLATQIGNPDGADQPNKKYYDPRKWLREGEETFKTRLKQAFTDLNNIDTL; encoded by the coding sequence ATGAGTCATAATATTAAACCTGGAGTAGCAACAGGAAAAGAAGTTCAAGAAATTTTTAAGCTAGCTAAAGAAAAAGGATTTGCATTACCAGCAGTAAATGTTATTGGTTCTGACACAATAAATGGTGTTTTAGAAACAGCAAGAGATTTAAATGCACCCGTAATCATTCAGTTCTCAAATGGTGGAGCTCAATTTAATGCAGGTAAAGGATTGTCTAACGAAGGAGAAAAAGCAGCTATTGCAGGTGCTGTTGCCGGAGCCAAACACATTCATGAATTAGCTGTAGCTTACGGAGTACCAGTAATTTTACACACAGACCACTGTGCGAAAAAATTATTACCTTGGATAGACGGTTTATTAGATGCTTCGGAAAAACATTTTGAAGAAACAGGTAAACCTCTTTATAGTTCTCATATGATTGATTTATCTGAAGAACCAATCGAAGAAAATATTGCAATTTGTAAAACATATTTAGCTCGTATGAGTAAAATGGGTATGACTTTAGAAATTGAATTAGGTATTACAGGTGGTGAAGAAGATGGTGTAGACAACTCTGATGTAGATGACTCTAAACTATACACACAACCAGAAGAAGTTGCTTTTGCTTACGAAGAATTATTAAAAGTTTCTCCTCAATTTACAATTGCAGCAGCATTTGGTAATGTACATGGTGTATACAAACCAGGAAACGTAAAATTAACTCCAAAAATCTTAAAAAATTCTCAAGAATTTATTACAAAAAAATATGGTGTAGAAGAAAATCATATCGATTTTGTATTTCACGGAGGATCTGGTTCTACTTTAGAAGAAATTAGAGAAGCAATTGGTTACGGTGTTGTTAAAATGAATATTGATACAGACTTACAATTTGCATTTACAGAAGGTATTAGAGACTACATGCAAAGTAAAGCAGCTTATTTAGCAACTCAAATTGGTAATCCTGATGGAGCAGACCAACCAAACAAAAAATACTACGACCCAAGAAAATGGTTACGTGAAGGTGAAGAAACTTTTAAAACACGTTTAAAACAAGCCTTTACAGACTTAAATAACATTGATACTTTATAA
- a CDS encoding polyribonucleotide nucleotidyltransferase produces MIPKVFREVIDLGDGRTISLETGKLAKQAHGSVVVQMGKAMLLCTVVSNYKQSDVDFLPLTVDYREKFAAAGRYPGGFFKREARPSDGEVLTMRLVDRVLRPLFPKDYHAEVQVMIQLMSHDEDVMPDALAGLAASAAIQLSDFPFECPISEARVGRINGEFVINPNRAQLAESDIDMMIGASADSVMMVEGEMDEISEEEMADAIKFAHEAIKVQCAAQIKLAEAFGKKETRVYQGEREDEELAAKINELTYDKCYAIAKKGTSKVERTNAFAEIKEEVIASFTEEELEDYGDLVSKYFNKSQKAAVRELTLSEGLRLDGRKTTDIRPIWCEVDYLPSVHGSSIFTRGETQALATVTLGTSRDAMKIDMPSYEGEENFYLHYNFPPFCTGEARPLRGTSRREVGHGNLAQRGLKGMIPADCPYTVRVVSEVLESNGSSSMATVCAGTMALMDAGVKMIRPVSGIAMGLISDGDRYAVLSDILGDEDHLGDMDFKVTGTTEGITACQMDIKVKGLSYEILVNALKQARDGRFHILGKITDTIATANGEVKDHAPKMINRRIPNDMIGAFIGPSGKHIQELQKETGTTIVITEDAVTEEGIIEILGTDPAGIEQVIARIESMLFKPQVGSAYEVKVIKMLDFGAVVEYVEAPGNEVLLHVSELAWERTENVTDVVNMGDVFDVKYFGLDPRTRKEKVSRKALLPKPEGYVARPPRDDKRSGGRDNRSRDNRGRDDRKPRAPRKEE; encoded by the coding sequence ATGATTCCAAAAGTATTTAGAGAGGTTATAGACCTTGGAGATGGAAGAACCATCTCGTTAGAAACCGGTAAATTAGCGAAACAAGCGCACGGTTCTGTTGTTGTTCAAATGGGAAAAGCAATGTTATTATGTACAGTTGTTTCTAATTACAAACAATCAGACGTTGATTTTTTACCACTTACAGTAGATTATAGAGAAAAGTTTGCTGCTGCAGGTAGATATCCTGGAGGTTTCTTTAAAAGAGAAGCAAGACCAAGTGATGGAGAAGTATTAACAATGCGTCTTGTAGACCGTGTTTTACGTCCATTATTTCCAAAGGATTACCACGCAGAAGTACAAGTTATGATTCAGTTAATGTCTCATGATGAAGATGTTATGCCAGATGCATTAGCAGGTTTAGCAGCTTCTGCAGCTATACAATTATCAGATTTCCCATTCGAATGCCCTATCTCTGAAGCAAGAGTTGGTCGTATTAACGGAGAATTTGTTATCAACCCTAACAGAGCGCAATTAGCAGAATCTGACATCGATATGATGATTGGAGCCTCTGCAGATTCTGTAATGATGGTGGAAGGTGAAATGGATGAAATTTCTGAAGAAGAAATGGCAGATGCAATTAAATTTGCCCATGAAGCTATTAAAGTACAATGTGCTGCTCAAATTAAATTAGCAGAAGCTTTTGGTAAAAAAGAAACAAGAGTATACCAAGGAGAAAGAGAAGATGAAGAATTAGCAGCTAAAATAAATGAACTTACTTACGATAAGTGTTATGCAATTGCTAAAAAAGGAACTTCTAAAGTAGAGCGTACAAACGCATTTGCTGAAATAAAAGAAGAAGTAATAGCTTCTTTTACAGAAGAAGAATTAGAAGATTACGGAGATTTAGTGAGTAAATATTTTAATAAATCTCAAAAAGCAGCTGTTAGAGAATTAACTTTATCTGAAGGTTTACGTTTAGACGGACGTAAAACAACAGACATTAGACCAATTTGGTGTGAAGTAGATTATTTACCATCTGTACATGGTTCATCAATCTTTACTCGTGGAGAAACGCAAGCATTAGCAACCGTAACTTTAGGAACATCAAGAGATGCAATGAAAATAGATATGCCATCTTACGAAGGTGAAGAAAATTTCTATTTACACTATAACTTCCCTCCTTTTTGTACAGGTGAAGCAAGACCTTTAAGAGGAACATCTCGTAGAGAAGTTGGGCACGGTAACTTAGCACAACGTGGTTTAAAAGGAATGATTCCTGCAGATTGTCCTTATACAGTGAGAGTAGTTTCTGAAGTTTTAGAGTCTAACGGCTCTTCTTCTATGGCAACTGTTTGTGCAGGTACAATGGCATTAATGGATGCTGGTGTAAAAATGATTAGACCTGTATCTGGTATTGCAATGGGATTAATTTCTGATGGAGACCGTTATGCAGTTTTATCTGATATTTTAGGCGATGAAGATCACTTAGGAGATATGGACTTTAAAGTAACTGGTACTACAGAAGGAATCACTGCTTGTCAAATGGACATTAAAGTAAAAGGTCTTTCTTACGAAATTTTAGTAAACGCACTAAAACAAGCAAGAGATGGACGTTTCCATATTTTAGGAAAAATTACTGATACTATTGCAACTGCAAACGGAGAAGTAAAAGATCATGCTCCGAAAATGATAAACAGACGTATCCCTAACGATATGATTGGTGCATTTATTGGACCATCTGGTAAACATATTCAAGAATTACAGAAAGAAACAGGAACTACAATTGTTATAACTGAAGACGCTGTAACCGAAGAAGGAATTATTGAAATTTTAGGAACCGATCCAGCAGGAATAGAACAAGTAATTGCTCGTATAGAGTCAATGCTATTCAAACCACAAGTTGGTAGCGCTTATGAAGTTAAAGTAATTAAAATGTTAGACTTTGGTGCTGTAGTAGAATATGTTGAGGCTCCAGGAAACGAAGTTTTATTACACGTAAGTGAATTAGCTTGGGAACGTACAGAAAACGTAACCGATGTAGTAAACATGGGTGATGTTTTTGATGTGAAGTACTTTGGACTTGACCCAAGAACTCGTAAAGAAAAAGTTTCTAGAAAAGCATTGTTACCAAAACCAGAAGGTTATGTAGCAAGACCACCTAGAGATGACAAACGTTCTGGTGGACGTGATAACAGAAGCAGAGATAATCGCGGACGTGATGACAGAAAACCAAGAGCACCAAGAAAAGAAGAATAA
- the rpsO gene encoding 30S ribosomal protein S15 produces the protein MYLTKEVKESIFEKHGKGKNDTGSSEGQIALFTYRINHLTEHLKNNRKDYNTERSLVMLVGKRRSLLDYLKKTDIVRYREIIKELGIRK, from the coding sequence ATGTATTTAACTAAAGAAGTAAAAGAAAGCATCTTCGAAAAACACGGTAAAGGAAAAAACGATACTGGTTCTTCAGAAGGTCAAATTGCATTATTCACTTACAGAATTAACCATTTAACAGAACACTTAAAAAACAATCGTAAAGATTATAATACAGAGCGTTCATTAGTAATGTTGGTTGGTAAACGTAGAAGTTTATTAGATTATCTAAAGAAAACTGATATTGTAAGATATCGTGAAATAATTAAAGAATTAGGAATTAGAAAATAA